The DNA region CAACCCTAACGGGCTGCAGAGTGTTTGGTCTACTTTGCCTGCAATTTCGCAATTGCTGCAGACAGAGCAAATTCATAACCTTGCGCACCTAAACCGCAAATTACCCCTTCCGCTTTATCAGAGAGGTAAGAATGGTGACGGAACGGCTCACGGGCATGAACGTTCGATAGGTGCACCTCGATAAATGGGATGGCTACGCCAAGTAGTGCATCTCGCAGCGCAACACTGGTATGAGTGAAGGCTGCTGGATTGATAATGATGAAGTCCACCTTGCCGTACGCGGCATGAATCGCTTCAATCAGCTCGTACTCACGATTAGATTGCAGGTGTTCAAGTTCCACCCCAGACTTGTGAGCCTGTTCAGCTAAAGCGTCAACAATCTGTGCTAGGGTGTTGTTACCATAGTGTGTCGGTTCACGCAGGCCTAGTAGATTAAGATTTGGCCCATTTAGAACAAGAATCCGTGACTTTGCAGACATTGTGTTGCTATCTTCCTTTATCGTGA from Vibrio hyugaensis includes:
- the aroQ gene encoding type II 3-dehydroquinate dehydratase codes for the protein MSAKSRILVLNGPNLNLLGLREPTHYGNNTLAQIVDALAEQAHKSGVELEHLQSNREYELIEAIHAAYGKVDFIIINPAAFTHTSVALRDALLGVAIPFIEVHLSNVHAREPFRHHSYLSDKAEGVICGLGAQGYEFALSAAIAKLQAK